From one Lotus japonicus ecotype B-129 chromosome 3, LjGifu_v1.2 genomic stretch:
- the LOC130749197 gene encoding UDP-glycosyltransferase 79B3-like, with amino-acid sequence MATSNTSKLHIAMLPWFATGHMTPFLQLSNEFAKRGHKVSFFLPPKAELELQHMNYYPHLITFHTLTVPHVDGLPLGTETASEIPIGINNLLQIAMDKTSDQVDLALSKIKPDFLFFDHAHWISQIANKYGIKTIFYHVMCAASIAIKFVPAKNVPRDRLMTLEELGQLPAGYPSSKVVLLGPEAIPMDYIQISFGEGNMTFHDRLTMALKQSDAIAIRTTREIKEGDFCDYIAAQYQKPVLLTGPVLPKEAYKGELEEHWAKWLDGFEPTSVVFCAFGSQVNLKKEQFQELLLGFELSGFPFFIALKTPLGCASVDEALPEGFEERVKGRGVVARDWVQQPLILKHPSVGCFVSHCGFGSMWESLMSDKQIVLVPFLADQALNAKLLVEELQVAVSVERGKNWRDIITKESFCKAIKSVMDERSDLATRLKNNHAKFKELLGNPALMNGYIDRFIEDLQQLPK; translated from the exons ATGGCTACATCAAACACCTCCAAGCTTCACATAGCCATGCTTCCATGGTTTGCCACCGGTCACATGACCCCATTCCTCCAGCTCTCAAACGAGTTTGCTAAAAGAGGTCACAAAGTCTCTTTTTTCCTACCCCCAAAAGCAGAGCTTGAACTACAACACATGAATTATTACCCACACCTGATCACCTTCCACACCCTCACCGTTCCACACGTTGATGGTCTTCCTCTTGGCACCGAGACTGCCTCAGAGATTCCCATTGGTATCAACAATCTGCTTCAAATAGCAATGGACAAGACTTCTGACCAAGTGGATCTAGCACTGAGCAAAATCAAACCTGATTTTTTGTTCTTTGATCATGCACACTGGATATCTCAAATAGCAAACAAGTATGGCATCAAAACCATTTTCTACCATGTAATGTGTGCAGCCAGCATTGCTATAAAGTTCGTGCCTGCTAAGAATGTTCCCAGGGACAGGCTCATGACATTGGAGGAGTTAGGGCAACTACCAGCTGGGTACCCTTCTTCAAAAGTTGTGCTTCTTGGCCCTGAAGCCATACCTATGGATTACATACAAATATCATTTGGAGAAG GTAACATGACCTTTCATGACCGCCTCACAATGGCCTTGAAACAAAGTGATGCCATAGCCATCAGAACGACTAGGGAGATCAAAGAAGGTGACTTCTGTGACTACATTGCTGCACAGTATCAGAAGCCGGTGCTTTTGACTGGGCCTGTGTTGCCTAAGGAGGCTTATAAGGGAGAGTTAGAAGAACATTGGGCTAAGTGGCTTGATGGGTTTGAGCCTACGTCCGTCGTGTTTTGTGCATTTGGGTCCCAAGTAAACTTGAAAAAAGAACAATTCCAAGAGTTATTGCTAGGATTTGAGCTTTCAGGATTTCCTTTTTTCATCGCCTTGAAGACCCCTTTAGGTTGTGCATCTGTGGATGAGGCATTACCAGAGGGTTTTGAAGAGAGGGTGAAGGGAAGAGGAGTTGTTGCTAGGGATTGGGTTCAACAACCATTGATTTTGAAGCACCCGTCAGTCGGGTGCTTTGTGAGTCACTGCGGATTTGGTTCTATGTGGGAGTCTTTGATGAGTGATAAACAAATAGTGCTAGTTCCTTTCCTTGCAGACCAAGCATTGAATGCCAAGCTACTTGTCGAGGAGCTGCAAGTAGCAGTTTCTGTGGAAAGAGGAAAAAATTGGAGGGATATAATCACAAAAGAAAGCTTTTGTAAAGCTATCAAGTCTGTGATGGATGAAAGAAGTGATTTGGCTACTAGGCTGAAGAACAACCATGCCAAATTTAAGGAATTGTTGGGGAATCCAGCGCTGATGAATGGCTATATTGATAGATTTATCGAAGATCTTCAACAACTTCCGAAGTGA